One Erpetoichthys calabaricus chromosome 9, fErpCal1.3, whole genome shotgun sequence genomic region harbors:
- the klhl36 gene encoding kelch-like protein 36 → MDGTRPSRVSRPHRISESSKVYRLAEHPSAVLQGLNEQRQKGLFCDIILVADEQHVPAHRNLLAVYSDYFKSMFTIGMREARQLEVELVGASYIGLKAVIDFLYSSELPLDGGNIDYVLETAHLLQIWQVVDFCCEYLENEVSEENYLYLQELAFIYSLDRLDSFIDSFILHNFGTLSFTPDFLQNIRVQKLCFYLASDKVQHDCEHNLLQAALQWLTQSPERESNARQVLSNIHFPLIPKADLLDRVKPAVCSLLPREANCESLIEEALHYHNQLMQQPLLQNHRSALRGDPERLLFVCGEVSDRGEELSDDVCFLDPTEGCWTSETQLPARRSHHCVTVMGGFIFVAGGSSSRDNGGDAASNLLYRYDPRCNQWIKGAPMNQRRVDFYLGTISNILIAVGGRNDNGALSSVEVYSPHVDSWSYVAGLPRFTYGHAGTTFKDFVYISGGHDYQIGPYRKNMLCYDPRTDVWEEKRPMITARGWHSMCTLNEHIYAIGGSDDRVDTMERFDILDVECFSPQCNQWTRVAPLFQANSESGVAVLADKIYILGGYSWENTVFSKVVQIYDLEKKKWTRGTDLPKCIAGTSACVCTVKPKSSEKKFKAKRRQVRGR, encoded by the exons ATGGATGGAACTAGGCCATCACGTGTTTCTCGTCCTCACAGAATCAGTGAATCATCGAAG GTTTATCGACTGGCAGAGCATCCAagtgcagtgctgcaggggcttAATGAACAAAGACAGAAAGGACTGTTCTGCGACATTATCTTGGTGGCAGATGAGCAACATGTTCCAGCCCACCGCAATCTGCTAGCCGTTTATAGTGACTACTTCAAATCCATGTTTACCATTGGTATGCGGGAAGCTCGGCAACTAGAAGTGGAACTAGTGGGGGCTTCCTATATTGGCCTGAAGGCAGTCATTGACTTTTTGTACAGCAGTGAGCTCCCTCTAGATGGAGGCAATATTGACTATGTGTTGGAGACTGCCCACCTTTTGCAGATTTGGCAAGTAGTAGACTTTTGCTGTGAGTATTTGGAAAATGAAGTAAGTGAGGAGAACTATTTGTATCTGCAAGAGCTGGCCTTTATCTATAGCCTGGACCGCCTGGATTCTTTCAttgattccttcatcctccacaaTTTTGGAACTCTCTCCTTCACCCCAGACTTCTTACAGAATATTCGGGTGCAGAAACTTTGCTTTTACTTGGCTAGTGACAAGGTGCAGCATGACTGTGAACATAATCTTCTTCAAGCTGCTCTACAATGGTTGACCCAGAGCCCAGAAAGAGAATCGAATGCGCGACAAGTGTtatcaaatattcattttcccCTTATTCCAAAGGCAGATCTACTGGACAGGGTAAAGCCAGCTGTCTGCTCACTTCTCCCAAGAGAAGCAAATTGTGAGTCTTTGATTGAGGAGGCCTTGCACTACCATAACCAACTCATGCAGCAACCTTTGTTGCAGAACCACCGCTCAGCCCTTCGAGGTGATCCTGAAAGgctgttgtttgtttgtggagAAGTGTCAGATCGTGGAGAGGAGCTCAGTGATGATGTCTGCTTCTTGGATCCTACTGAAGGCTGTTGGACTTCTGAAACCCAGCTTCCTGCACGGCGGAGTCATCACTGTGTTACTGTTATGGGGGGATTTATATTTGTTGCTGGAGGAAGCTCATCCCGTGACAATGGAGGAGATGCAGCATCTAATCTTCTTTATCGCTATGACCCAAGGTGCAACCAGTGGATAAAG GGTGCGCCAATGAACCAGCGAAGAGTGGACTTCTACCTGGGCACTATTTCAAATATTCTTATTGCAGTTGGGGGCCGGAATGACAATGGTGCCCTCTCCTCTGTGGAGGTATACAGCCCACATGTGGATAGCTGGTCATATGTGGCCGGACTCCCAAG GTTCACATATGGTCATGCAGGTACAACCTTCAAAGATTTTGTTTACATCTCTGGGGGTCATGACTATCAGATTGGACCATACAGGAAAAATATGCTTTGTTATGACCCTCGCACTGATGTCTGGGAGGAGAAAAGGCCTATGATCACAGCGAGGGGCTGGCATAGTATGTGCACTTTGAACGAACATATTTATGCCATTGGGGGCAGTGATGATCGTGTGGACACCATGGAGAGATTTGACATTTTGGATGTAGAGTGTTTTAGCCCACAATGCAACCAATGGACACGAGTGGCACCATTATTTCAGGCCAACAGTGAGTCAGGAGTTGCCGTGCTTGCTGATAAAATTTACATCTTAGGTGGGTACAGCTGGGAGAACACTGTGTTTTCTAAAGTAGTGCAAATTTATGATCTGGAGAAGAAAAAGTGGACTAGAGGAACTGACCTTCCTAAATGTATTGCTGGAACCTCCGCCTGTGTATGCACTGTGAAACCTAAGAgttcagaaaaaaagtttaaggcCAAAAGGCGTCAGGTTCGCGGAAggtga